The genomic region CAAGATCCAGCCACAGGCTGTAGTTGCGGATGTAGAAAAGATCCAGCCTCACCCGCTCGCTGTAGGGGAGATCCGCCCGCCCGGAGACCTGCCAGAGGCCGGTGATGCCCGGCTTCACGGTGAGCAGATTCAACGCCCAGCGCCCATAACGGGAGATCTCTTCCGGGCTCAGCATCCGTGGCCCTACGAGGCTCATCTCGCCCCGCAGCACGTTAAAGAGCTGCGGAAGCTCGTCCAGGCTCCAGCGTCGCAGGAATCGCCCCACCCGGGTCACCCGCGGATCGTCTCGCAGCTTATAGTTTTGCTCAAAGGCCTTTTTCAACTCAGGGTTCTGCTCCAGAAGGAGCTCCGCATTGACCACCATGGTGCGGAACTTAAACGCATAAAAGGGTTTCCCTCCCAATCCCACCACCCGCCGTCGATACAGCACGGGTCCGGGCGAATCCAGCTTGATCGCCAGTGCGATCAGTATGAGGAGCGGCGTCAGAAGGATCAGCGCAATGGCTGCCAGCGTGTAATCCATCGCGGCCTTAAGGAGTTGTTCCATCGGAGAGAGCCGGAGCCGTCTCCAGTAGAGCAGGGGAACCCCCATCACCTCCCGAACCTCTGTTCCAGTAGCCAGAAGCTCATAGAGGCCCGAGGAAAGCCGCAGATTCACCTGAGGATGGAAAGCGAAGGTGCGGAAAAGTTCAACCAGGGCTTCCCGGGGGAGGGCGCTGGCCGAAACGATGACTTCCCGAACCCCGAACTGTTCGATCAGCCGGGGAAGGTCCGTCAGAGTGCCCAGAACGGGCAGGCCGGGCAGCAGCTCTTTCCCCCGAGGAAGATGGGGGTCCAGGATGCCCAGGAGGATCATCCCGGAGATCGGGGAAGAACGAATTTGTTCCGCCACCATGCGGGCTTCTTCATCCGCGCCCACGATCAGGGCAGGCACCATGAATTTCCCCCGGGCCCGGAGGGCATAGACCGCCCGACGGGCCAGGAAGCGGGCGAGCCCCACCATTCCGATGGAGAGGCTCCAGGAGAGCAACAGCCACCCCCGTGCGATCACCAGGGCGGGCTCCATGAAGCTGGCTACGATGGCCGCCATCATCCCCAGGCTGGCCGCCTGGATCACCCGCATGTATTCCGAGGTCCCGTGGAAGAGATGATCCGGCGCATAGAGCCGATGGGAAGCGAAGATCAGCAGCCACACCGGGATCAGAGCAGCCATCAGCAGGCCGTAGTAGCGAACCGGCGGGCTCTCGGGCTGGTAGAAGACAGGCAGGCGGGATTCGAATCGGATCAGATAAGACAGGGAGAACGCGATCAGCAACGCGAGGGTATCCAGGATGACTAACCCCGCGCGGAGGGTCAGCCATTCGGTTTCCTGCGCCCGCGCTCTGGCTTCCGGGCCAATCCATTCAGAGGGCAGGGCTTCGTTTCGCATGTCCGCACTCCTTCCTATCTAAACCGATCGAGCCGGAGAGGTCCTGCGCTGGAAAACCGGTGCGTCACGGCATGAAAAATCGGGCTGGATTTTCGCCCTCTTCGGCCATGCGTTTCTGGATCTCCTCAGCCGCCCGCCGCGCATGGCGGGTGAGAGATTCCCCATTGGTCAGGGCTGGGTAGATCTGGGTCAGGTTGACCAGGAAGAGGCCCCTAAGGGGTGGGGCCAGCGGTGGAATACGTCTCCACTGGCCTTGATGGAACAGCGGCTCCACATAGCGCTCCCGATGGACCCGGGCATGCCGGATCCATTCCGGTCGGAACGTGGGGAACATCCGCTGGAGGTGTTCCAGCCATGCCTCCAGGATCTCCGAGTCGCTCCGTTGAAGCCACGGGGAATCCCAGGCCACGTATTTGGGCAGGTAGATCAGGTGATAGCCGCCCACATCGGCCGGATCAATGTAATGGGTGGTCTCGATCACGCCGGTGAAAGGCACGGACTC from Thermoflexus sp. harbors:
- a CDS encoding sugar transferase: MRNEALPSEWIGPEARARAQETEWLTLRAGLVILDTLALLIAFSLSYLIRFESRLPVFYQPESPPVRYYGLLMAALIPVWLLIFASHRLYAPDHLFHGTSEYMRVIQAASLGMMAAIVASFMEPALVIARGWLLLSWSLSIGMVGLARFLARRAVYALRARGKFMVPALIVGADEEARMVAEQIRSSPISGMILLGILDPHLPRGKELLPGLPVLGTLTDLPRLIEQFGVREVIVSASALPREALVELFRTFAFHPQVNLRLSSGLYELLATGTEVREVMGVPLLYWRRLRLSPMEQLLKAAMDYTLAAIALILLTPLLILIALAIKLDSPGPVLYRRRVVGLGGKPFYAFKFRTMVVNAELLLEQNPELKKAFEQNYKLRDDPRVTRVGRFLRRWSLDELPQLFNVLRGEMSLVGPRMLSPEEISRYGRWALNLLTVKPGITGLWQVSGRADLPYSERVRLDLFYIRNYSLWLDLAILAQTIPAVIRKRGAY